A window from Centropristis striata isolate RG_2023a ecotype Rhode Island chromosome 2, C.striata_1.0, whole genome shotgun sequence encodes these proteins:
- the LOC131984423 gene encoding cellular retinoic acid-binding protein 1, which produces MPNFAGTWKMKSSDNFEELLKELGVNPMLRKVAVAAASKPHVEIRQNGEHFYIKTSTTVRTTEITFLIGEEFNEETVDGRKCKSLATWETENKIYCKQTLVSGSGPKTFWTRELNGDELILTFGADDVVCTRIYVRA; this is translated from the exons ATGCCGAATTTTGCAGGGACCTGGAAAATGAAAAGCAGCGACAATTTTGAGGAGTTGCTCAAAGAGCTGG GTGTGAACCCAATGCTGAGGAAAGTGGCGGTGGCGGCTGCTTCCAAGCCCCACGTGGAGATTCGGCAGAATGGCGAGCACTTCTACATCAAGACTTCCACCACGGTCCGCACCACGGAGATCACCTTCCTCATTGGAGAGGAGTTTAATGAGGAGACGGTGGATGGCAGAAAGTGTAAg AGTTTGGCCACCTGGGAAACAGAGAACAAGATTTACTGCAAACAGACTCTAGTGAGCGGGAGCGGCCCCAAGACCTTCTGGACCCGAGAGCTCAATGGGGACGAACTCATACTG ACATTTGGAGCCGATGACGTGGTGTGCACAAGGATCTACGTACGAGCGTAG
- the LOC131984412 gene encoding paired amphipathic helix protein Sin3a-like encodes MKRRVEDQEPIFAPQQQQTRRPPVQGIADSFQHRALAPAPTVIEAAADNMQPSTGIQYSLPQGYQVPTMPQSTSGHGHGHGHNNAAPHVGPHAHSLAVQSQGPAVVQGHVHPPAPMTSTQGQQFQRLKVEDALSYLDQVKLQFGNQPQVYNDFLDIMKEFKSQSIDTPGVINRVSQLFKGHPDLIMGFNTFLPPGYKIEVQTNDLVNVTTPGQIHYITPHGISVQNIPISGASSQPASHNQHQSLPQAGPHATTTAAAATTTTTTTPPTPTQPAPNKTSKPIQSPAHTPTSQPNPSIPSYASPRSPTVQSHTPVSSTPSGGPPLQNNQPVEFNHAINYVNKIKNRFQGQPDIYKAFLEILHTYQKEQRNAKEAGGNYTPALTEQEVYTQVARLFKNQEDLLSEFGQFLPDANSSMLLGKATPDRADSVRNDHGGTVKRPLLNNKQRLSQNGLPIRRPAGVGATPPVKKKPKILGKDHGMTEVSKHSTSTETMFFEKVKKALRSSEAYDNFLRCLHIFNQEVISRAELVQLVIPFLGKFPELFSWFKNFLGYRESSHGESSHAESLPKERATEGIAMEIDYASCKRLGSSYRALPKSYTQPKCTGRTPLCREVLNDTWVSFPSWSEDSTFVSSKKTQYEEHIYRCEDERFELDVVLETNLATIRALETVQRRLSRMSAEEQLRFKLDNTMGGSSEVIHRKAIQRIYGDKAHDIIDGLKKNPAVSVPIVLKRLKMKEEEWREAQRGFNKIWREQNEKYYLKSLDHQGINFKQNDTKVLRSKTLLNEIEMLYDDHQERASEETATPPPSGPHLTQTYEDSQILEDAAALIIHHVKRQVGIQKEDKYKIKQIIHHFIPDLLFARRGELSDVEEEEEEEEEEDMEMDADGPKKHNGLPGSSPSKSKLLFSNTAAQKLRGTDDAYNMFYVNNYWYIFLRLHHILCSRLLRIYGQAEKQIEEDAREREWEREVLGLKREKNENPAIQLKMKEPMDVDVEDYYSVFLEMVRNLLDGNMEPTQYEDSLREMFTIHAYIAFTMDKLIQSIVRQLQHLVTDDVCARVTDMYLSESANKATGGPLSTQTARATAEGTYQRKAEQLMADENCFKLMFVKSRGSVSLAMELLDTEEVNSDEPAEAERWSDYVGRYLNSDSASPELREHLSQKPVFLPRNLRRIRKCQRGWEQLQQERMNKVPSDKSQDGGSELKMECMFKLNSYKMVYVCKSEDYMYRHTALTRAHQSQERVNTRLHRRFHTWLDGWAKQHVTSDMAVDNRKWLMGERREGLLPCTTTCNPEVLHYINVNKYRVKYRTL; translated from the exons ATGAAGAGGCGTGTGGAGGATCAGGAACCAATATTTGCGCCCCAGCAACAGCAAACACGTCGCCCCCCAGTTCAAGGCATTGCAGACAGCTTCCAGCACCGGGCACTCGCCCCGGCCCCGACTGTGATAGAGGCAGCTGCTGACAACATGCAGCCATCCACCGGCATCCAGTATTCTCTCCCTCAAGGCTACCAG GTGCCTACAATGCCTCAGAGCACAAGTGGACATGGACACGGACATGGCCATAACAATGCTGCTCCTCATGTTGGTCCGCACGCACACAGCCTGGCTGTTCAGTCGCAGGGCCCTGCAGTGGTCCAAGGACACGTCCATCCACCTGCACCCATGACTTCAACCCAAGGACAGCAATTTCAGCGACTGAAG GTTGAAGATGCCTTGTCCTATCTGGATCAAGTGAAGCTGCAGTTTGGAAATCAGCCACAAGTTTATAATGATTTCCTCGATATTATGAAAGAGTTCAAGTCACAGAG CATAGACACTCCTGGAGTCATCAACCGCGTGTCGCAGCTCTTCAAGGGCCACCCGGACCTCATCATGGGTTTTAACACTTTCCTGCCACCAGGATACAAGATCGAGGTCCAAACCAATGATCTGGTCAACGTGACCACGCCGGGTCAGATCCACTACATCACCCCACATGGTATTTCTGTTCAGAACATCCCAATTAGTGGAGCGTCCAGCCAACCTGCGAGCCACAACCAGCACCAGAGTCTGCCACAGGCTGGCCCACATGCTACCACCACAGCTGCGGCCGccacaaccaccaccaccacaacccCACCCACCCCCACCCAACCTGCTCCCAACAAAACCAGCAAG CCAATTCAGTCTCCAGCCCACACACCCACCAGCCAGCCTAACCCCTCCATCCCATCCTACGCCTCACCGCGCTCACCTACCGTTCAGTCCCACACTCCTGTGAGCAGCACGCCATCCGGTGGACCGCCCCTCCAGAACAACCAGCCTGTGGAGTTTAACCACGCTATAAATTATGTCAACAAGATCAAGAACCGCTTCCAGGGTCAGCCAGACATCTACAAAGCCTTCCTGGAAATCCTTCACACTTACCAG AAGGAACAACGAAATGCTAAAGAAGCAGGAGGAAACTACACCCCAGCACTGACTGAGCAGGAGGTCTACACTCAGGTGGCAAGACTCTTCAAGAACCAGGAGGACCTGCTGTCAGAGTTCGGACAGTTCCTGCCCGATGCAAACAGCTCAATG CTGCTGGGCAAGGCGACACCAGACAGGGCAGATTCAGTGCGTAATGATCACGGCGGCACAGTGAAGAGACCTTTACTGAACAACAAACAGAGACTGAGCCAGAACGGCCTGCCAATCAGGAGACCTGCTGGGGTGGGAGCCACACCGCCTGTCAAG AAGAAGCCCAAAATATTGGGAAAGGACCACGGCATGACTGAAGTCAGCAAACACAGCACCAGCACTGAAACTATGTTCTTCGAGAAG gtGAAGAAGGCTCTACGTAGCTCCGAGGCGTACGACAACTTTCTGCGGTGTCTTCACATTTTCAACCAGGAGGTGATCTCTCGTGCCGAGCTGGTCCAGTTAGTCATCCCATTTCTTGG GAAATTCCCGGAGCTGTTCTCATGGTTTAAAAACTTCCTGGGCTACCGAGAGTCGAGTCACGGGGAGTCGAGCCATGCAGAGAGTTTACCCAAGGAGAGGGCAACGGAGGGCATAGCCATGGAGATAGACTACGCTTCCTGCAAGAGGCTGGGGTCGAGCTACAGAGCGCTGCCTAAGAGCTACACGCAGCCCAAATGCACAGGAAGGACGCCGCTGTGCAGAGAG GTTCTGAATGACACGTGGGTGTCGTTCCCATCATGGTCTGAAGATTCTACGTTTGTGAGCTCCAAGAAGACTCAATATGAGGAGCACATTTATAGATGTGAGGATGAGCGCTTTGAG CTGGATGTCGTGTTGGAAACCAACCTTGCCACGATACGAGCCCTAGAGACGGTGCAGCGGAGGCTTTCCCGCATGTCAGCGGAAGAGCAGCTGCGCTTCAAGCTGGACAACACAATGGGCGGCTCCTCAGAGGTCATTCACCGCAAAGCTATCCAGAGGATATATGGAGACAAGGCCCACGACATCATCGACGGGCTCAAAAAGAACCCAGCTGTGTCTGTTCCTATTGTGCTGAAAAG attaaaaatgaaggaggaggagtggagagAAGCCCAGAGAGGCTTCAACAAAATCTGGCGAGAGCAGAATGAGAAGTATTACCTGAAGTCGCTCGACCATCAAGGCATCAATTTCAAGCAGAATGACACCAAAGTGTTGCGTTCAAAGACCTTACTCAATGAAATTGAGATGCTTTATGATGAC CACCAGGAGCGAGCATCAGAGGAAACTGCCACTCCGCCACCGAGCGGCCCACACCTGACCCAGACCTACGAAGACAGCCAAATCCTGGAGGACGCCGCTGCCCTCATCATCCATCACGTCAAAAGACAGGTGGGCATCCAGAAAGAAGACAAGTACAAGATCAAACAGATCATCCACCACTTCATCCCTGACCTGCTGTTTGCACGGCGAGGTGAGCTCTCTgatgttgaggaggaggaagaagaggaggaggaagaagacatGGAGATGGACGCAGACGGCCCTAAGAAGCACAACGGCCTGCCAGGCAGCAGCCCTTCAAAGTCCAAGCTCCTCTTCAGCAACACGGCAGCTCAGAAGCTTCGAGGCACCGATGATGCCTACAACATGTTCTACGTGAACAACTACTGGTACATCTTCCTCCGTCTTCACCACATCCTCTGTTCCCGTTTGCTGCGGATCTATGGCCAAGCTGAGAAGCAGATTGAGGAGGACGCCCGCGAGCGAGAGTGGGAGCGAGAAGTGTTAGGGCTCAAAAGGGAGAAAAATGAAAATCCAGCAATCCAGCTGAAGATGAAGGAGCCAA TGGATGTTGATGTCGAGGACTATTACTCAGTGTTTCTGGAGATGGTGCGTAATCTTTTGGATGGAAACATGGAGCCGACTCAGTATGAAGACTCTCTGAGGGAAATGTTTACGATCCATGCCTACATTGCCTTCACCATGGACAAACTCATCCAGAGCATCGTCCGGCAG CTCCAGCACCTCGTCACGGATGATGTATGTGCACGTGTAACAGACATGTACCTGAGCGAAAGTGCCAATAAAGCCACGGGGGGCCCCCTGTCCACGCAGACCGCCAGGGCCACAGCAGAGGGCACCTACCAGCGCAAAGCAGAGCAGCTCATGGCAGATGAGAACTGCTTCAAG ttGATGTTTGTAAAGAGCCGAGGATCTGTCAGTCTGGCCATGGAGCTGCTGGACACAGAGGAGGTGAACTCTGATGAGCCAGCGGAGGCAGAG AGGTGGTCAGACTACGTGGGCAGATACCTGAACTCAGATTCTGCGTCCCCAGAGCTGCGTGAGCACCTGTCCCAGAAGCCCGTGTTCCTGCCCAG GAATTTGAGACGAATCAGGAAGTGCCAGAGAGGGtgggagcagctgcagcaggagagaaTGAACAAAGTCCCCTCGGATAAGTCGCAGGACGGCGGTAGCGAACTGAAGATGGAGTGCATGTTCAAGCTCAACTCCTACAAGATGGTCTATGTCTGCAAGTCAGAAGACTATATGTACAGACACACAGCGCTCACACGGGCTCATCAG TCCCAGGAGCGGGTCAACACACGCCTGCACAGACGCTTCCACACCTGGCTGGACGGCTGGGCCAAACAGCACGTGACCAGCGACATGGCTGTGGACAACCGCAAGTGGCTGATGGGAGAAAGACGAGAAGGCCTGCTGCCCTGCACCACCACCTGCAACCCCGAGGTGCTCCATTATATCAACGTGAACAAGTACCGGGTGAAGTACAGAACACTGTAG